One genomic region from Rosa rugosa chromosome 1, drRosRugo1.1, whole genome shotgun sequence encodes:
- the LOC133726168 gene encoding NADPH-dependent diflavin oxidoreductase 1 isoform X2 has protein sequence MEERPKKLLILYATQTGNALDAAERMGREAERRGCSVHLLSLDQYDASCLPQEGAVIFVVSTTGQGDTPDSMKGFWKYLLQRNLSRQWLEGLNYAVFGLGDSGYQKFNFVAKKLDRRLLDLGATPIVERGLGDDQHPSGYEAALDPWMASLWNMLNTINSKYFPSGPDFLIPYENLIAQPKIRIMYHDIDKADSQLSTDPDLNHIELQIERARKMSAVKYSLDKNRPDCILKLVKNQPLTKSSSKDKEAIEYEVGDVLEILPSQNPAAVDAFLLRCNLDPEAFITVHPLETENQLLDTHVPIKLKTFVELTMDIASASPRRYFFEVMSMFATAEHEKERLQYFVSPEGRDDLYQYNQRERRTVLEVLEDFPSVQMPFEWLVQLVPPLKTRAFSIASSPSVHPNQVHLTVSVVLWTTPFKRNRAGLCSSWLAKLDPEQCVHVPVWFQKGSLRPPPPSLPLILIGPGTGCAPFRGFIEERTIQSLTRSTAPVMFFFGCRNEDNDFLYKEFWLSHSQNNGVLSEAKGGGFYVAFSRDQPQKVYVQHKMREHSHRVWNLLGEGAAIYVAGSSTKMPSDVLLAFEEIISKESGLPQESAVRWLRALEKAGKYHVEAWS, from the exons ATGGAAGAGAGACCGAAGAAGCTACTCATTCTCTACGCCACTCAAACCGGAAACGCCTTAGACGCCGCCGAGCGAATGGGCCGCGAAGCCGAGCGCAGAGGCTGTTCCGTCCACCTTCTCTCCCTCGACCAATACGACGCC AGTTGCTTGCCTCAGGAGGGCGCTGTAATTTTCGTTGTTTCTACCACAGGCCAGGGTGACACTCCCGATTCCATGAAG GGATTTTGGAAATATCTATTGCAGAGAAATCTAAGTAGGCAATGGCTGGAGGGACTTAACTATGCTGTTTTTGGATTGGGTGATTCTGGTTACCAAAAATTTAAT TTTGTTGCCAAGAAGCTTGACAGAAGGCTTTTGGATCTCGGGGCAACCCCTATTGTGGAAAGAGGTTTAGGAGATGATCAGCATCCATCCGG ATATGAAGCTGCTCTGGATCCTTGGATGGCATCTTTGTGGAACATGTTGAATACAATCAATTCCAAATACTTCCCGAGTGGCCCAGACTTTTTGATTCCATATGAGAATTTGATTGCTCAACCGAAAATTCGGATTATGTATCATGACATTGACAAGGCGGATTCACAACTTTCAACCGATCCAG ACTTGAATCACATTGAGTTGCAGATTGAAAGAGCTCGCAAAATGTCTGCTGTAAAGTATTCTCTTGACAAGAATAGGCCTGACTGCATTCTTAAATTG GTCAAGAATCAACCATTGACTAAATCAAGTAGTAAAGATAAAGAG GCTATTGAATATGAAGTTGGTGACGTCCTTGAGATTCTCCCCAGTCAAAATCCTGCTGCAGTAGATGCTTTCCTACTTCGTTGTAATTTGGACCCTGAAGCATTCATCACT GTCCATCCCTTAGAGACGGAGAATCAGCTTCTTGATACTCATGTTCCCATCAAATTAAAAACTTTTGTTGAGTTGACAATGGATATTGCATCAGCTTCCCCTAGACGTTATTTCTTTGAG GTCATGAGTATGTTTGCAACAGCTGAGCATGAAAAGGAAAGACTTCAGTATTTTGTGTCACCTGAAGGAAGAGATGACCTATATCAATACAATCAGAGGGAACGGAGGACTGTTCTGGAG GTATTAGAGGATTTCCCCTCTGTTCAAATGCCATTTGAATGGCTGGTACAGTTGGTTCCTCCTTTGAAAACGAGGGCTTTCTCCATCGCCTCCTCCCCTTCGGTTCACCCTAATCAAGTGCACTTAACAGTGAGTGTAGTATTATGGACAACACCTTTCAAAAGAAATCGAGCAGGTCTTTGTTCAAGTTGGCTAGCCAAGCTTGATCCCGAACAAT GTGTTCATGTTCCAGTGTGGTTCCAGAAAGGCTCCCTTCGTCCCCCACCACCATCACTTCCTCTTATTCTCATTGGACCTGGAACTGGATGTGCGCCCTTTCGTGGATTCATTGAGGAAAGAACCATACAAAGTTTGACCCGTTCTACTGCTCCGGTCATGTTCTTCTTTGGATGCAGAAATGAGGACAACGATTTCTTATACAAAGAGTTTTGGTTATCTCATTCACAAAACAACGGGGTACTTTCAGAAGCGAAGGGTGGAGGCTTTTATGTTGCCTTCTCAAGAGACCAGCCACAGAAAGTCTATGTGCAGCATAAGATGCGGGAACATAGCCACAGGGTGTGGAATTTGCTTGGTGAGGGGGCTGCAATCTATGTAGCTGGTTCTTCGACAAAAATGCCCTCAGATGTATTATTAGCGTTTGAGGAAATTATCTCCAAAGAAAGTGGGCTTCCTCAGGAATCTGCAGTCAGATGGCTTAGGGCTCTGGAAAAGGCTGGCAAATACCATGTTGAAGCATGGAGTTGA
- the LOC133726168 gene encoding NADPH-dependent diflavin oxidoreductase 1 isoform X1 has product MEERPKKLLILYATQTGNALDAAERMGREAERRGCSVHLLSLDQYDASCLPQEGAVIFVVSTTGQGDTPDSMKGFWKYLLQRNLSRQWLEGLNYAVFGLGDSGYQKFNFVAKKLDRRLLDLGATPIVERGLGDDQHPSGYEAALDPWMASLWNMLNTINSKYFPSGPDFLIPYENLIAQPKIRIMYHDIDKADSQLSTDPDLNHIELQIERARKMSAVKYSLDKNRPDCILKLVKNQPLTKSSSKDKEVHHFEFEFVSSAIEYEVGDVLEILPSQNPAAVDAFLLRCNLDPEAFITVHPLETENQLLDTHVPIKLKTFVELTMDIASASPRRYFFEVMSMFATAEHEKERLQYFVSPEGRDDLYQYNQRERRTVLEVLEDFPSVQMPFEWLVQLVPPLKTRAFSIASSPSVHPNQVHLTVSVVLWTTPFKRNRAGLCSSWLAKLDPEQCVHVPVWFQKGSLRPPPPSLPLILIGPGTGCAPFRGFIEERTIQSLTRSTAPVMFFFGCRNEDNDFLYKEFWLSHSQNNGVLSEAKGGGFYVAFSRDQPQKVYVQHKMREHSHRVWNLLGEGAAIYVAGSSTKMPSDVLLAFEEIISKESGLPQESAVRWLRALEKAGKYHVEAWS; this is encoded by the exons ATGGAAGAGAGACCGAAGAAGCTACTCATTCTCTACGCCACTCAAACCGGAAACGCCTTAGACGCCGCCGAGCGAATGGGCCGCGAAGCCGAGCGCAGAGGCTGTTCCGTCCACCTTCTCTCCCTCGACCAATACGACGCC AGTTGCTTGCCTCAGGAGGGCGCTGTAATTTTCGTTGTTTCTACCACAGGCCAGGGTGACACTCCCGATTCCATGAAG GGATTTTGGAAATATCTATTGCAGAGAAATCTAAGTAGGCAATGGCTGGAGGGACTTAACTATGCTGTTTTTGGATTGGGTGATTCTGGTTACCAAAAATTTAAT TTTGTTGCCAAGAAGCTTGACAGAAGGCTTTTGGATCTCGGGGCAACCCCTATTGTGGAAAGAGGTTTAGGAGATGATCAGCATCCATCCGG ATATGAAGCTGCTCTGGATCCTTGGATGGCATCTTTGTGGAACATGTTGAATACAATCAATTCCAAATACTTCCCGAGTGGCCCAGACTTTTTGATTCCATATGAGAATTTGATTGCTCAACCGAAAATTCGGATTATGTATCATGACATTGACAAGGCGGATTCACAACTTTCAACCGATCCAG ACTTGAATCACATTGAGTTGCAGATTGAAAGAGCTCGCAAAATGTCTGCTGTAAAGTATTCTCTTGACAAGAATAGGCCTGACTGCATTCTTAAATTG GTCAAGAATCAACCATTGACTAAATCAAGTAGTAAAGATAAAGAGGTGCATcactttgaatttgaatttgtttCATCT GCTATTGAATATGAAGTTGGTGACGTCCTTGAGATTCTCCCCAGTCAAAATCCTGCTGCAGTAGATGCTTTCCTACTTCGTTGTAATTTGGACCCTGAAGCATTCATCACT GTCCATCCCTTAGAGACGGAGAATCAGCTTCTTGATACTCATGTTCCCATCAAATTAAAAACTTTTGTTGAGTTGACAATGGATATTGCATCAGCTTCCCCTAGACGTTATTTCTTTGAG GTCATGAGTATGTTTGCAACAGCTGAGCATGAAAAGGAAAGACTTCAGTATTTTGTGTCACCTGAAGGAAGAGATGACCTATATCAATACAATCAGAGGGAACGGAGGACTGTTCTGGAG GTATTAGAGGATTTCCCCTCTGTTCAAATGCCATTTGAATGGCTGGTACAGTTGGTTCCTCCTTTGAAAACGAGGGCTTTCTCCATCGCCTCCTCCCCTTCGGTTCACCCTAATCAAGTGCACTTAACAGTGAGTGTAGTATTATGGACAACACCTTTCAAAAGAAATCGAGCAGGTCTTTGTTCAAGTTGGCTAGCCAAGCTTGATCCCGAACAAT GTGTTCATGTTCCAGTGTGGTTCCAGAAAGGCTCCCTTCGTCCCCCACCACCATCACTTCCTCTTATTCTCATTGGACCTGGAACTGGATGTGCGCCCTTTCGTGGATTCATTGAGGAAAGAACCATACAAAGTTTGACCCGTTCTACTGCTCCGGTCATGTTCTTCTTTGGATGCAGAAATGAGGACAACGATTTCTTATACAAAGAGTTTTGGTTATCTCATTCACAAAACAACGGGGTACTTTCAGAAGCGAAGGGTGGAGGCTTTTATGTTGCCTTCTCAAGAGACCAGCCACAGAAAGTCTATGTGCAGCATAAGATGCGGGAACATAGCCACAGGGTGTGGAATTTGCTTGGTGAGGGGGCTGCAATCTATGTAGCTGGTTCTTCGACAAAAATGCCCTCAGATGTATTATTAGCGTTTGAGGAAATTATCTCCAAAGAAAGTGGGCTTCCTCAGGAATCTGCAGTCAGATGGCTTAGGGCTCTGGAAAAGGCTGGCAAATACCATGTTGAAGCATGGAGTTGA
- the LOC133726165 gene encoding ubiquitin receptor RAD23d-like: MKVFVKTLKGTNFEIEVEPQQLVADVKQIIETAQGADVYPASKQMLIHQGKVLKDATTLEENQVAENSFIVIMLSKASPSGSSSTQGAPKSQAQPASTPSTTTTPAAAPAPAPAPAPIVAQSQPVVETAAVVAPTDSSVTDVYGQAASNLVAGNNLEVIVQQILDMGGGSWDRDTVLRALRAAFNNPERAVEYLYSGIPEQAEVPPAAQVPVGEQAVNPPAINPPAQAPQAAAPTGGPNANPLDLFPQGLPSVGANAGAGNLDFLRNSPQFQALRTMVQANPQILQPMLLELGKQNPHLMQLIQAHQADFLRLINEPVEGGGEGNLLGQLGSAAMPQAVTVTPEEREAIERLEAMGFDRALVLEVYFACNKNEELAANYLLDHMHEFEE; encoded by the exons ATGAAGGTTTTTGTCAAGACTTTGAAAGGCACCAACTTCGAGATCGAAGTGGAACCCCAGCAGTTG GTTGCGGATGTCAAGCAAATTATAGAGACGGCACAGGGTGCAGATGTGTACCCTGCCTCAAAACAGATGCTTATTCACCAGGGGAAAGTTCTTAAGGACGCCACGACTCTAGAAGAAAATCAAGTTGCTGAAAAcagctttattgtgataatgttGAGCAAG GCTTCACCAAGTGGAAGCTCCAGTACGCAAGGTGCCCCCAAAAGTCAG GCTCAACCTGCTAGTACTCCTAGCACGACAACAACACCAGCAGCAGCTCCGGCTCCAGCTCCAGCACCTGCCCCAATTGTGGCACA GTCACAACCTGTCGTTGAAACTGCTGCTGTTGTAGCTCCCACTGATTC TTCAGTAACTGATGTGTATGGGCAAGCTGCATCAAATCTTGTTGCAGGAAATAATTTAGAAGTTATCGTTCAACAGATTCTAGATATGGGTGGAGGAAGTTGGGATAGGGATACCGTTCTTCGTGCTTTACGTGCTGCATTTAACAACCCTGAAAGGGCTGTTGAATATCTTTATTCC GGAATTCCCGAACAAGCTGAAGTACCTCCAGCTGCCCAAGTTCCTGTTGGTGAACAGGCAGTAAATCCTCCAGCAATAAATCCTCCCGCCCAGGCTCCACAAGCAGCAGCGCCTACTGGTGGGCCAAATGCAAACCCGCTGGATCTGTTTCCACAG GGCCTTCCTAGTGTTGGTGCAAATGCCGGGGCAGGTAATTTGGATTTTCTGCGAAACAGTCCACAG TTTCAAGCTTTGAGAACTATGGTGCAAGCAAACCCTCAAATTCTGCAG CCTATGCTCCTTGAGTTGGGGAAGCAAAATCCACATCTAATGCAGCTCATTCAAGCCCATCAAGCTGACTTCTTACGCTTGATAAATGAGCCTGTTGAGGGGGGTGGCGAAGG GAACCTTTTGGGTCAATTGGGTTCAGCGGCAATGCCACAGGCTGTGACTGTCACCCCAGAGGAGCGAGAGGCCATTGAACGT CTTGAAGCTATGGGTTTTGATCGGGCCCTAGTATTGGAGGTATACTTTGCATGCAATAAGAATGAGGAGCTGGCGGCGAACTATCTTTTGGATCACATGCATGAATTTGAGGAATGA
- the LOC133726168 gene encoding NADPH-dependent diflavin oxidoreductase 1 isoform X3, producing MSMFATAEHEKERLQYFVSPEGRDDLYQYNQRERRTVLEVLEDFPSVQMPFEWLVQLVPPLKTRAFSIASSPSVHPNQVHLTVSVVLWTTPFKRNRAGLCSSWLAKLDPEQCVHVPVWFQKGSLRPPPPSLPLILIGPGTGCAPFRGFIEERTIQSLTRSTAPVMFFFGCRNEDNDFLYKEFWLSHSQNNGVLSEAKGGGFYVAFSRDQPQKVYVQHKMREHSHRVWNLLGEGAAIYVAGSSTKMPSDVLLAFEEIISKESGLPQESAVRWLRALEKAGKYHVEAWS from the exons ATGAGTATGTTTGCAACAGCTGAGCATGAAAAGGAAAGACTTCAGTATTTTGTGTCACCTGAAGGAAGAGATGACCTATATCAATACAATCAGAGGGAACGGAGGACTGTTCTGGAG GTATTAGAGGATTTCCCCTCTGTTCAAATGCCATTTGAATGGCTGGTACAGTTGGTTCCTCCTTTGAAAACGAGGGCTTTCTCCATCGCCTCCTCCCCTTCGGTTCACCCTAATCAAGTGCACTTAACAGTGAGTGTAGTATTATGGACAACACCTTTCAAAAGAAATCGAGCAGGTCTTTGTTCAAGTTGGCTAGCCAAGCTTGATCCCGAACAAT GTGTTCATGTTCCAGTGTGGTTCCAGAAAGGCTCCCTTCGTCCCCCACCACCATCACTTCCTCTTATTCTCATTGGACCTGGAACTGGATGTGCGCCCTTTCGTGGATTCATTGAGGAAAGAACCATACAAAGTTTGACCCGTTCTACTGCTCCGGTCATGTTCTTCTTTGGATGCAGAAATGAGGACAACGATTTCTTATACAAAGAGTTTTGGTTATCTCATTCACAAAACAACGGGGTACTTTCAGAAGCGAAGGGTGGAGGCTTTTATGTTGCCTTCTCAAGAGACCAGCCACAGAAAGTCTATGTGCAGCATAAGATGCGGGAACATAGCCACAGGGTGTGGAATTTGCTTGGTGAGGGGGCTGCAATCTATGTAGCTGGTTCTTCGACAAAAATGCCCTCAGATGTATTATTAGCGTTTGAGGAAATTATCTCCAAAGAAAGTGGGCTTCCTCAGGAATCTGCAGTCAGATGGCTTAGGGCTCTGGAAAAGGCTGGCAAATACCATGTTGAAGCATGGAGTTGA
- the LOC133726166 gene encoding small ribosomal subunit protein cS23-like — protein sequence MLSMGVGIECQATLSASAAVVRPKLLPPHQRHKLFLNNSSTLKPRSTSSSFFISHSLPDLKLRLPHTDFKLSAAAEALVAEETAADDVTPEEDKEKLGVVVKPMEKPRLVLKFIWMEKNIGIALDQMIPGHGSIPLSPYYFWPRKDAWEELKVLLESKPWISQKQMIILLNQATDIINLWQQSGGNLA from the exons ATGTTATCTATGGGTGTTGGGATCGAGTGTCAGGCAACCCTGAGTGCCTCCGCCGCCGTCGTCAGGCCGAAGCTTCTGCCTCCTCACCAAAGACACAAGCTTTTCCTCAATAACAGCTCAACATTGAAGCCCAGGAGcacctcttcttccttcttcattTCTCACTCGCTGCCGGACCTCAAGCTCAGACTCCCCCACACAGACTTCAAACTCTCCGCCGCCGCTGAAGCTCTTGTCGCCGAAGAAACCGCCGCCGATGACGTCACCCCTGAAGAAGACAAAGAG AAGCTTGGAGTGGTTGTGAAGCCGATGGAGAAACCGAGGCTTGTGTTGAAGTTCATTTGGATGGAAAAGAACATAGGCATTGCACTTGACCAGATGATACCGGGGCATGGCTCCATCCCGCTCAGCCCGTATTACTTTTGGCCGAGGAAAGATGCTTGGGAGGAGCTCAAGGTCTTACTCGAGAGCAAGCCTTGGATATCTCAAAAGCAGATGATTATTCTTCTCAATCAGGCCACTGATATCATCAATTTGTGGCAGCAGAGTGGCGGCAATTTGGCGTAA